In a genomic window of Candidatus Hadarchaeales archaeon:
- a CDS encoding DUF1512 domain-containing protein, with the protein MEGEKEKMPWDAGVDSLLLWMLMFFIFGVLWSYLTPQLMSMQSSLLLSKVRKSVKELEEWAKETKRIALLSLQKHGRTKRDLEEELGNFLEFFAIEPVSEDPVGVIQRLDHILDVRKKRFEDAVARFAPKADPEEAATLEMVIEGAMATHYLYRIVRHFLLLAEKTRSYQLAMAIQMYMPIFKEYAKAYRDATKVFSEGKPIGDGVGALVAAKLFDGAKVKELVEDTVVGEVEFEGRKLLVVKAKGPGGRVGKPGELISKLVKKRKIARIIMVDAALKLEGEKSGEVIEGVGAAIGGPPTEKYKIEQVAVKHRIPLDAIVIKESFREAITQMNSRIAKAADETVERVKRAVRERTKPGDWVIVAGIGNTIGIGQGKDLPKDFPPPTKEEEIESNKLFIPV; encoded by the coding sequence GTGGAAGGAGAAAAAGAGAAGATGCCTTGGGATGCGGGAGTGGATAGCCTGCTGCTCTGGATGTTGATGTTCTTCATCTTCGGGGTCCTGTGGAGCTATCTGACTCCCCAGCTCATGTCCATGCAATCCAGCCTCCTCCTCTCCAAGGTGAGGAAATCGGTGAAGGAGCTGGAGGAGTGGGCAAAGGAGACCAAGAGGATAGCCCTTCTTTCCCTCCAGAAGCATGGAAGGACCAAGAGGGATTTGGAGGAGGAACTGGGAAACTTCCTGGAGTTCTTCGCGATAGAGCCCGTATCCGAGGATCCCGTGGGGGTCATCCAGAGACTCGATCACATCTTGGATGTTAGGAAGAAAAGGTTCGAGGATGCGGTGGCCCGTTTCGCTCCCAAGGCCGATCCCGAGGAGGCGGCCACGCTGGAGATGGTGATAGAGGGGGCGATGGCCACCCACTACCTCTACAGGATAGTCAGGCACTTCCTCCTCCTTGCCGAAAAGACGAGGAGCTATCAGTTGGCGATGGCCATCCAGATGTATATGCCCATCTTCAAGGAGTACGCGAAGGCCTACAGGGATGCCACCAAGGTGTTTTCCGAGGGAAAGCCCATCGGGGACGGGGTGGGAGCCCTGGTGGCGGCCAAACTCTTCGATGGGGCCAAGGTGAAGGAGCTGGTGGAGGATACGGTGGTGGGTGAGGTGGAGTTCGAGGGAAGAAAGCTATTGGTGGTGAAGGCCAAAGGACCCGGTGGGAGGGTGGGTAAGCCCGGGGAGCTCATAAGCAAGCTGGTCAAGAAGAGGAAGATAGCTAGGATCATCATGGTGGATGCTGCTCTGAAGCTAGAGGGGGAGAAGAGCGGGGAGGTGATCGAGGGGGTGGGTGCAGCCATAGGGGGACCTCCCACCGAAAAGTACAAGATAGAACAGGTGGCCGTGAAGCACCGCATCCCGCTGGATGCGATCGTGATCAAGGAATCCTTCAGGGAGGCCATCACCCAGATGAACAGCAGGATTGCCAAGGCCGCGGATGAGACGGTGGAGAGGGTGAAGAGGGCCGTGAGGGAGAGGACCAAGCCTGGGGATTGGGTGATAGTGGCCGGAATAGGCAACACGATAGGGATAGGGCAGGGAAAGGACCTTCCCAAGGACTTCCCTCCCCCCACAAAGGAGGAGGAAATAGAGTCAAACAAGTTATTTATTCCCGTCTAG
- a CDS encoding ribonucleotide reductase N-terminal alpha domain-containing protein: protein MPIQKIKKRDGRLVDFDPSKIRDAVHRAFIAVEQEDGEKAEEVTREVVRMLEERFRERIPSVEDAQDAVVEVLRRRGYERVAEEYQSYREKKEEIRRLRQSLGIPEPKLTVNALEVLRSRYLLRDETGRVVETPQQMFSRVAKAVAGVDRNYGEDPEESERIFYGMMARLEFLPNSPTLFNAGTEMGQLSACFVLPVEDSLESILTAVRNMAIIEKSGGGVGFDFSRLRPKGDLVKSTMGVASGPVSFMRIFDITTEVIKAGGRRRGAMMGILRVDHPDILEFITCKRDYTFLQNFNLSVSVTDEFMEKVEEDGEYWLINPRNGERVEKLRARSVWKLMAESAWASGDPGVIFIDEINRHNPTPGVGRIEATNPCVPVYTWVMTEEGPRQVRDLIGKKFVVVANGGKWETTEEGFFRTGVRPVYRLITREGFEVCLTWDHPVLRVKGRTGCAREMEWVPAGKLERGDKVLLNRNRVVTSWEGKFTFEEGYLVGLFLGDGKEGRVEDLTHARMKKLPNGSDSLEKLAREMGLRPGERRITVPMEKASSAFCRGLVRGLFDVNGSVRGSKRKGVSVRLVQSNLEILRAVQRILLRFGIYSKIRKGRVRELVISGEDLLVFARKIGFGDPKKRERLERLLSLYKGGMEGGRFLATVESLVFKGREEVFDVRVPGVNLFDANGFCVHNCGEQPLLPYESCNLGSINLSRMVEGKEVNWEKLGKTVRSAVHFLDNVIDANRYPLREIEEITKANRKIGLGVMGFADMLIKLGIPYNSEEALRLAEKLMRFISEEARKKSVELAEKRGSFPNFERSIWKDRYGAMRNATVTTIAPTGSISIIAGCSSGIEPIFALSFIRKVLGGRKLFEIHPLFELMAKERGFYSAKLLEEIAKTGSLRGVEGVPEDLRRIFVTALDIPPEWHVRMQAAFQKYTDNAVSKTVNLPSEATVEEVERVYELAWRLKCKGVTIFRYGSKPEQVLYIGREAKFVAAEAEYAGGCPTRTCPFPG, encoded by the coding sequence ATGCCAATTCAGAAGATAAAAAAGAGGGACGGAAGGCTGGTAGATTTCGATCCCAGCAAAATCAGGGACGCCGTTCATAGGGCCTTCATAGCCGTGGAGCAGGAGGATGGGGAAAAAGCAGAGGAGGTTACCAGGGAGGTGGTAAGGATGCTGGAGGAGAGGTTCAGGGAAAGGATACCCTCCGTGGAGGATGCCCAAGATGCGGTTGTGGAGGTTCTGAGGAGGAGGGGTTATGAAAGGGTGGCGGAGGAATATCAATCGTACAGGGAGAAGAAAGAGGAGATAAGGAGGTTGAGACAGAGCCTCGGGATTCCCGAGCCCAAGCTTACGGTCAATGCCCTGGAGGTCCTCCGCAGTAGATACCTTTTGAGGGATGAGACGGGAAGAGTCGTCGAGACACCCCAGCAGATGTTTTCAAGGGTGGCGAAGGCCGTAGCTGGGGTAGATAGAAACTACGGTGAGGATCCTGAGGAGAGCGAGCGAATCTTTTACGGAATGATGGCGCGTTTGGAGTTCCTTCCCAATTCCCCTACCCTCTTCAACGCAGGGACAGAAATGGGGCAGCTCTCCGCCTGTTTCGTCCTTCCTGTGGAAGACTCCCTCGAAAGTATTCTCACGGCCGTGAGGAACATGGCCATCATAGAGAAGAGCGGTGGGGGTGTGGGGTTCGACTTCTCCAGGCTCAGACCCAAAGGGGACCTGGTGAAATCGACGATGGGTGTGGCCTCGGGACCGGTAAGCTTCATGAGGATCTTCGACATCACAACTGAGGTCATCAAGGCGGGAGGGAGGAGAAGGGGTGCCATGATGGGGATTCTTAGGGTGGACCATCCAGATATCCTGGAGTTCATCACCTGTAAGAGGGATTACACCTTTCTACAGAACTTCAACCTCTCCGTCTCCGTCACGGACGAGTTCATGGAAAAGGTGGAAGAGGACGGGGAATACTGGCTCATCAATCCCAGGAACGGGGAGAGGGTGGAGAAACTGAGGGCTAGGAGCGTTTGGAAGTTGATGGCAGAGTCCGCCTGGGCGAGCGGAGATCCCGGAGTGATCTTCATAGACGAAATCAACCGCCACAACCCCACGCCTGGAGTGGGTAGGATAGAGGCTACCAACCCATGTGTGCCCGTCTACACTTGGGTCATGACAGAAGAGGGACCTAGACAGGTAAGGGACCTCATCGGGAAAAAGTTCGTGGTCGTGGCGAATGGGGGGAAGTGGGAAACTACGGAGGAGGGATTCTTCAGGACTGGAGTGAGGCCGGTTTACAGGCTGATTACGAGGGAAGGGTTCGAGGTTTGTCTTACATGGGATCATCCCGTTCTCAGGGTCAAGGGAAGGACGGGATGCGCGAGGGAAATGGAGTGGGTACCGGCGGGAAAACTGGAGAGGGGGGATAAGGTACTTTTGAACCGCAACCGGGTTGTGACTTCTTGGGAGGGAAAATTCACCTTCGAGGAAGGCTATTTGGTGGGTCTCTTCTTGGGCGACGGGAAGGAGGGAAGGGTGGAGGACCTTACCCACGCCCGTATGAAGAAACTGCCCAACGGATCAGATTCCTTGGAGAAACTTGCGAGGGAAATGGGGCTGAGGCCAGGAGAAAGGAGGATCACCGTTCCGATGGAAAAGGCCTCTTCGGCCTTCTGTAGGGGCTTGGTTAGGGGACTGTTCGATGTCAATGGTTCGGTTCGGGGAAGTAAACGGAAGGGTGTTAGTGTGAGATTGGTGCAGAGCAACTTGGAGATTTTGAGGGCAGTACAGCGCATTCTCCTCAGGTTCGGGATATATTCGAAAATCCGCAAAGGAAGGGTGCGCGAGCTGGTTATTTCCGGGGAAGATCTCCTCGTTTTCGCCCGGAAAATAGGCTTTGGAGACCCGAAGAAAAGGGAACGCTTGGAACGTCTTCTCAGCCTTTACAAGGGGGGGATGGAGGGGGGACGCTTCCTGGCCACCGTAGAAAGCCTTGTCTTCAAGGGTCGAGAAGAGGTCTTCGATGTTAGGGTCCCGGGTGTGAACCTCTTCGATGCCAACGGCTTCTGTGTGCATAACTGTGGGGAACAGCCCCTCCTGCCCTACGAATCCTGCAACCTGGGCTCCATCAACCTTTCGAGGATGGTGGAGGGGAAAGAAGTGAACTGGGAGAAACTGGGAAAGACGGTGAGAAGCGCCGTTCACTTCCTGGACAACGTCATAGATGCCAACAGGTACCCGCTCAGGGAGATAGAGGAAATCACCAAGGCCAACAGGAAGATAGGATTGGGGGTCATGGGTTTTGCCGATATGCTGATCAAATTGGGTATCCCCTACAATTCGGAGGAGGCACTGAGGCTGGCGGAGAAATTGATGCGCTTCATCTCGGAAGAAGCACGCAAGAAGTCGGTGGAATTGGCCGAAAAGCGCGGTTCCTTCCCCAACTTCGAAAGGAGCATCTGGAAGGATAGGTATGGGGCCATGCGGAACGCCACCGTGACCACCATAGCCCCGACGGGGAGCATAAGCATCATCGCCGGATGTTCTTCCGGGATAGAACCCATCTTCGCCCTCTCTTTCATTAGGAAGGTGCTGGGGGGAAGGAAGCTCTTCGAAATCCATCCCCTCTTCGAGCTCATGGCCAAGGAAAGGGGTTTTTACAGTGCGAAGCTTCTCGAAGAAATAGCCAAGACCGGATCCCTCCGCGGGGTGGAAGGGGTTCCGGAGGACCTCAGGAGGATCTTTGTCACTGCCTTGGACATCCCCCCCGAGTGGCATGTGAGGATGCAGGCCGCCTTCCAGAAATACACCGACAACGCTGTTTCGAAGACCGTCAACCTTCCTTCTGAAGCCACCGTGGAGGAGGTGGAAAGGGTTTACGAGCTAGCTTGGAGACTCAAGTGCAAGGGGGTAACGATTTTCCGCTATGGGAGCAAACCGGAGCAGGTGCTTTACATAGGAAGGGAGGCGAAGTTCGTGGCGGCCGAAGCGGAGTATGCGGGGGGATGCCCCACGAGGACCTGTCCTTTCCCCGGCTAG
- a CDS encoding cob(I)yrinic acid a,c-diamide adenosyltransferase, with amino-acid sequence MGKVYLFTGTGPGKTTSALGLALRAVGQGKKVVIVQFLKWWKNTGEYKIRERLSPHYEIYQFGRKGWMKKEELGEEDRELVRKGLEFAERIAKEKKPDLLILDELNLVAGWKLVGMEEILKLLDNLPKKTDVVLTGRYAPKGLREKADVVVEIREIKIPEPFQAKKGIQY; translated from the coding sequence TTGGGAAAGGTTTACCTCTTCACGGGAACGGGGCCGGGGAAAACCACGAGTGCCCTGGGGCTGGCCCTGAGGGCGGTAGGCCAGGGGAAGAAGGTCGTGATCGTCCAGTTCCTCAAATGGTGGAAGAACACAGGGGAGTATAAGATAAGGGAGAGGCTTTCCCCCCACTATGAGATCTACCAATTCGGAAGGAAAGGTTGGATGAAGAAGGAAGAGCTTGGTGAAGAGGACAGAGAACTTGTGAGGAAGGGACTGGAGTTCGCAGAAAGAATCGCCAAGGAAAAAAAGCCCGATCTCCTCATCCTCGATGAGCTGAACTTAGTGGCTGGATGGAAACTGGTGGGGATGGAAGAAATACTCAAGCTCCTGGATAACCTGCCCAAGAAAACGGATGTGGTCCTCACGGGAAGGTACGCACCCAAAGGGCTGAGGGAGAAGGCGGATGTGGTGGTGGAAATAAGGGAAATCAAAATCCCCGAGCCCTTCCAAGCAAAGAAGGGTATCCAGTACTGA
- a CDS encoding beta-propeller domain-containing protein, protein MAEDYRRWERRVKGKFGPIKTGAVLILFILLTISSGWLWLRSPGREVPAQGLIKFSSEAEFFQYLSKSQEWLSGYWRMGGYLLGKTPLSPIRVLEGSGEREEASRISETTIQVKGIDEPDIVKTNGRHLYFSGYWSTKIIRAFPPSELSVVSRLERNGELLLLENLLILLSHEGITGYDVSDPSSPRELWNVELKADLVSARLYRGRIYLVTSTPLGSPVSLPLQPLKAKDTEVLVKATDIYHPPIPIPVDSVYTAFILNPREGRVEKSVSFVGYSGASVVYMSRTSLYLAYTSSASLVETYYHFLSGCPDLVPANLMRKVERLMGYDLSDAAKMVELEVLLSSVDLPWEELWKRWEGYVAERKRELETTHIVKIALENFEIVAQAEVPGRLLNQFSLDEEGGYLRLATTVEPWMFRWKGESTNDVYVLDHELKVVGSLTDLGSGEEIYAVRFIGDKGYVVTFRETDPLHVIDLSHPSKPEVVGELKVPGYSSYLHPINDNLLLGIGRENWKVKVSLFDLSSPSQPIELDKLLLEEYWSEILETHHAFLLDPDHEVFFLPAFGKGYVISYGEKDLEVVRVVENRAVRRAVYLEDYLYVISEENLTVLNERTWEIVNEIEL, encoded by the coding sequence GTGGCCGAGGATTACCGAAGATGGGAAAGAAGGGTGAAGGGCAAATTTGGACCCATCAAGACCGGCGCCGTTTTAATCCTCTTTATCCTCCTCACAATCTCCTCGGGTTGGCTCTGGCTTCGCAGTCCTGGAAGGGAGGTACCCGCTCAGGGATTGATTAAGTTTTCCTCCGAAGCTGAATTTTTCCAGTACCTCTCCAAGTCACAGGAATGGCTCAGCGGCTACTGGAGGATGGGGGGGTATCTCTTGGGGAAAACTCCTCTCTCACCCATCAGGGTCCTCGAAGGTAGTGGGGAGAGGGAGGAGGCCTCCAGAATCTCCGAAACCACGATACAAGTGAAGGGCATAGACGAGCCCGACATCGTGAAGACCAACGGTAGACACCTCTACTTCTCTGGCTACTGGAGCACGAAAATCATAAGGGCCTTTCCTCCCTCTGAACTTTCGGTGGTCTCCAGACTGGAGAGGAATGGAGAACTGCTCCTTCTGGAGAACCTGTTGATCCTCCTCTCCCACGAGGGAATCACCGGCTACGACGTGTCCGATCCCTCCTCCCCAAGAGAACTCTGGAACGTGGAATTGAAAGCTGACCTAGTCTCAGCACGTCTTTACCGGGGTAGGATTTATCTAGTCACCAGTACTCCGCTGGGAAGTCCAGTGTCCCTTCCCCTGCAGCCCCTTAAAGCCAAAGATACCGAGGTGCTGGTGAAAGCCACCGACATCTACCATCCACCCATTCCCATACCCGTGGACTCAGTCTACACGGCCTTTATCTTGAATCCGAGGGAGGGTAGAGTGGAGAAGAGCGTGAGCTTTGTGGGATACTCAGGCGCCTCGGTGGTCTACATGTCAAGGACTTCCCTCTACCTCGCCTACACTTCCTCTGCCTCGCTCGTCGAGACGTACTATCACTTCCTCTCCGGATGCCCAGACCTTGTTCCCGCGAACCTCATGAGGAAGGTGGAAAGGCTCATGGGTTACGATCTCAGCGATGCTGCCAAGATGGTGGAGCTCGAGGTCCTGCTCTCCTCAGTAGACCTTCCCTGGGAAGAGCTGTGGAAAAGATGGGAAGGATATGTGGCTGAGAGGAAGAGGGAGCTCGAGACCACCCACATAGTGAAGATAGCGCTGGAAAACTTTGAAATCGTGGCCCAGGCCGAAGTTCCTGGAAGGCTGCTCAACCAGTTCTCTCTGGACGAGGAGGGCGGGTACCTGCGCCTCGCCACCACCGTGGAACCCTGGATGTTCCGATGGAAGGGGGAAAGCACCAACGACGTGTATGTCTTAGACCATGAACTGAAGGTGGTTGGCTCCCTTACGGATCTAGGTTCGGGGGAAGAAATCTATGCCGTGAGGTTCATAGGGGATAAGGGATACGTAGTAACCTTTAGGGAAACTGATCCCCTGCATGTGATCGACCTCTCCCATCCCTCCAAACCGGAAGTGGTGGGTGAGCTGAAGGTGCCTGGCTATTCTTCTTATCTACACCCCATAAACGATAACCTCCTACTGGGAATAGGAAGGGAAAACTGGAAGGTGAAGGTCTCCCTCTTCGACCTCTCCTCCCCCTCCCAACCCATAGAGCTAGACAAGCTCCTCTTGGAGGAGTACTGGTCAGAGATCCTTGAAACGCACCACGCCTTCCTCCTAGACCCCGACCATGAGGTCTTCTTTCTACCGGCCTTTGGAAAGGGGTATGTGATTTCCTATGGAGAAAAAGATTTGGAAGTGGTGAGGGTGGTGGAAAACCGTGCCGTGAGGAGAGCCGTCTATCTAGAGGACTACCTTTACGTGATTTCCGAAGAGAACCTAACCGTACTCAACGAGAGGACCTGGGAAATCGTGAACGAAATCGAGCTCTGA
- the purU gene encoding formyltetrahydrofolate deformylase encodes METAILLLSCPDAKGIDAKISTFIWKNGGNIVHFDQHVDEGFGRYFARVEWTLEDFALPKEKIREALHPLASELKAEWEVHFSSERPRVGIMVSRYLHCLYDLLARWKEGRLKCDIPIVIGDKPDGEEVARMFGVPFQYIPVDLNKREEGERKQIALLKEKGVELVVLARYGKILSPLFVQEFRNKIISVHPSFLPAFPGKDPFTQAYKRGVKLIGATVHFVNEEVDEGPIIQQDVVRISHKDSLSDLVRKSENLEKILLSEAVRLYCERRLLVYENKTIVFE; translated from the coding sequence ATGGAAACTGCCATCCTCCTCCTCTCCTGTCCGGATGCCAAGGGGATAGACGCCAAGATTTCCACCTTCATCTGGAAGAACGGTGGAAACATCGTTCATTTCGATCAGCATGTGGATGAGGGATTCGGGAGGTATTTCGCCAGGGTGGAGTGGACGCTCGAGGATTTCGCCCTTCCCAAGGAGAAGATAAGGGAAGCCCTCCATCCACTGGCTTCGGAGCTGAAAGCAGAATGGGAGGTCCATTTCAGCTCGGAGAGGCCGAGGGTGGGGATCATGGTCTCCCGATACCTGCATTGTCTCTACGACCTGCTGGCGAGGTGGAAGGAGGGAAGGTTGAAGTGCGATATCCCCATCGTCATAGGGGACAAACCAGATGGAGAGGAAGTGGCTAGGATGTTCGGTGTTCCCTTCCAGTACATTCCTGTCGATTTGAACAAGAGGGAGGAAGGGGAAAGGAAGCAGATAGCCCTCCTCAAAGAAAAGGGAGTGGAGCTGGTAGTGCTGGCTCGCTATGGAAAAATCCTTTCCCCTCTTTTCGTACAGGAATTCAGGAACAAGATCATAAGCGTGCATCCCTCCTTCCTTCCCGCCTTTCCTGGAAAGGATCCCTTCACCCAGGCCTATAAACGGGGGGTGAAGCTCATAGGTGCCACGGTTCATTTCGTGAACGAAGAAGTGGACGAGGGCCCCATCATTCAGCAGGATGTGGTCAGGATTTCCCACAAGGATTCCCTTTCCGACTTGGTGAGGAAGAGCGAGAACTTGGAGAAGATTCTCCTGAGCGAGGCGGTGAGGCTTTACTGTGAGAGGAGACTGCTGGTTTACGAGAACAAGACCATCGTCTTCGAGTAG
- a CDS encoding DUF3536 domain-containing protein produces MKYVCIHAHFYQPPRENPWLGEVEVEEGAYPYHDWNERITEECYAPNTASPLLDERGRVKELVNNYSRISFDFGPTLLSWLEKKEKEVYRAILEADRESREKFSGHGSALAHPYSHSILPLDNRRDKCTQILWGVRDFQRRFGRKPEGMWLPETAVDLETLDFLARVGIKFTILAPHQAAKVRPLGERKWVDVSGGKVDVTMPYLCRLPSGRSLSLFFYHGGVAFDVAFGGLLHSGEQLAKRLLGIFSSRPEPQLAHIATDGETYGHHHKFGDMALAYCLRYLEREGGAKLTVYGEYLERYPPTHEVQIFENTSWSCAHGVERWRKDCGCRLGFKPDWHQRWREPLRDALNWLRDTLATLYEREAKKWLVDPWRARNEYVKVVLDRSREVVEGFLERQGAGRLPEEEKVKILKLMEMQRHALLMYASCGWFFDELSGLETVIILRHAARALQLAKEVTGLDLEQEFLRKLERAPSNLPEFGTGAGVYEKLVRPSAYTVLRVASTLVILSLFRSSLPSRFHSFEVRGGFQHGEEGEGRLRMGWLELSSKLTWESSSFQFCALLSPWGFPLAFLREGRGELPSKLVESIAKAFREGMGEVMREIEKHFPFQFSVRHLLEDSKREVLERMVEERLGALVFLLEEAVGLLPSPKKGERGLPAEFSPLLELWLNLELRREMEEGNFGKVAETMEEMKELSLRIDEPRLSFILSRKLSELAEKLKGEEGDVKILREMARGISLPLKPNLWRILVRCYRLMGEYEKRGDKRVLEEFERVGKLLNLKPS; encoded by the coding sequence ATGAAGTATGTTTGTATCCATGCCCATTTCTATCAACCTCCTAGGGAGAATCCCTGGCTCGGGGAGGTGGAGGTGGAGGAGGGGGCTTATCCCTACCACGATTGGAATGAAAGGATCACGGAAGAATGCTATGCCCCCAACACTGCCTCCCCCCTTTTGGATGAAAGGGGCAGGGTGAAGGAGCTGGTAAACAACTATTCGAGGATAAGCTTCGACTTTGGTCCCACCCTCCTCTCTTGGTTGGAGAAGAAAGAGAAGGAAGTTTACAGGGCCATCTTAGAGGCGGACAGGGAGAGTAGGGAGAAGTTTTCTGGACATGGTTCTGCCCTCGCCCATCCCTATTCCCATTCCATCCTCCCTTTGGACAACCGGAGGGACAAGTGTACCCAAATCCTCTGGGGAGTGAGGGACTTTCAGAGGAGGTTCGGTAGGAAGCCGGAGGGGATGTGGCTTCCTGAAACGGCGGTGGATCTGGAAACCCTTGACTTCCTCGCTAGGGTTGGCATAAAGTTCACCATCCTCGCACCCCATCAGGCCGCCAAGGTGAGACCGCTGGGTGAGAGGAAATGGGTGGATGTCTCGGGGGGGAAGGTGGATGTGACCATGCCCTATCTCTGTAGGCTTCCTTCTGGCCGCTCTCTCTCCCTTTTCTTCTATCACGGCGGTGTGGCTTTCGATGTGGCTTTTGGAGGCCTCCTCCACAGCGGGGAGCAGCTTGCGAAGAGATTGTTGGGCATTTTCTCATCCAGACCCGAACCCCAACTCGCCCACATAGCCACCGATGGAGAAACCTATGGCCACCATCACAAATTCGGTGATATGGCTTTGGCCTATTGTCTCAGGTACTTGGAAAGGGAAGGAGGAGCCAAGCTCACTGTCTATGGGGAATACTTGGAGAGATATCCACCCACCCACGAGGTACAGATTTTTGAGAACACCTCTTGGAGCTGTGCACATGGGGTAGAAAGGTGGAGAAAGGACTGCGGATGCAGGCTCGGATTCAAGCCCGATTGGCATCAGAGGTGGAGGGAACCTCTCAGAGATGCACTGAACTGGCTCAGGGATACCCTCGCCACCCTCTACGAACGTGAGGCAAAGAAATGGTTGGTGGATCCGTGGAGGGCTAGGAATGAATACGTGAAGGTCGTCCTCGATCGCTCCAGGGAGGTAGTGGAGGGCTTCTTGGAAAGACAGGGGGCAGGGAGATTGCCCGAGGAAGAGAAGGTTAAGATCCTGAAGCTCATGGAGATGCAGAGACATGCCCTGCTCATGTATGCGAGCTGCGGTTGGTTCTTCGATGAGCTCTCGGGACTGGAAACGGTGATCATCCTGAGGCATGCGGCAAGGGCCCTCCAGCTGGCAAAGGAAGTCACGGGTTTGGATTTGGAGCAAGAATTCCTCAGGAAACTGGAAAGGGCCCCAAGCAACCTTCCCGAATTCGGAACGGGAGCAGGGGTTTACGAGAAGTTGGTTAGACCTTCCGCCTACACCGTCCTCAGAGTGGCCTCCACGCTGGTGATTCTCTCCCTCTTCCGTTCCTCCCTTCCTTCCCGCTTTCATTCCTTCGAGGTGAGGGGAGGTTTCCAGCACGGGGAAGAGGGGGAGGGAAGGTTGAGGATGGGATGGCTCGAACTTTCCTCCAAGCTCACGTGGGAGAGTTCCTCCTTCCAATTCTGTGCTCTCCTCTCCCCCTGGGGCTTTCCTTTAGCTTTTTTGAGGGAGGGAAGGGGGGAGCTTCCTTCCAAGCTGGTGGAGAGTATAGCGAAGGCCTTCAGGGAGGGAATGGGTGAAGTGATGAGAGAGATAGAAAAACATTTTCCCTTCCAATTCTCCGTGCGTCATTTGCTCGAGGACTCGAAAAGGGAAGTACTGGAGAGGATGGTGGAGGAGAGGTTGGGCGCTCTCGTCTTCTTACTGGAGGAGGCGGTGGGCCTTCTTCCCTCTCCCAAAAAGGGTGAGAGGGGCCTTCCTGCAGAATTCTCCCCCCTGCTGGAATTATGGTTGAACTTAGAACTCAGGAGAGAAATGGAAGAGGGAAACTTCGGGAAGGTGGCGGAAACAATGGAGGAGATGAAGGAACTTTCGCTCAGGATCGACGAGCCCCGCCTCTCCTTTATCCTCTCCAGGAAGCTCTCCGAGCTGGCAGAGAAGCTTAAGGGAGAGGAGGGGGATGTGAAAATCCTTAGGGAAATGGCAAGGGGCATTTCCTTGCCCTTGAAGCCGAACCTTTGGAGGATCCTGGTGAGGTGTTACAGGTTAATGGGTGAATACGAGAAGAGGGGGGATAAAAGGGTGTTGGAGGAGTTCGAAAGGGTTGGAAAGCTTTTGAATCTAAAGCCCTCCTAA